One segment of Phragmites australis chromosome 13, lpPhrAust1.1, whole genome shotgun sequence DNA contains the following:
- the LOC133889837 gene encoding uncharacterized protein LOC133889837, producing the protein MAADVSSVARLLRGEAGKKGGPEIVTMDLLGGCGGAAEDEVVDLEVTVPAGWERRLDLLSGKTFLTPRHPSVQDGHQDLNLPPPACAAAAQATSAAVCTLDMVRSALERAAAWRPIASPATSSTSSASTSSSSSSAGKRSRSTPVHAPAPATPAMRAAACPSCLTYVLIAEEDPRCPRCAARVPPLRRKSAARDGSGKKPRIDLNAAADETE; encoded by the exons ATGGCTGCGGACGTGAGCTCTGTCGCGAGGCTGCTCCGCGGCGAGGCGGGGAAGAAGGGCGGGCCGGAGATCGTGACCATGGATCTCctcggcggatgcggcggcgcCGCGGAGGACGAGGTGGTGGACCTCGAGGTGACGGTTCCTGCCGGGTGGGAGAGGCGGCTCGATCTCCTG tCCGGCAAGACGTTCCTGACTCCACGCCATCCAAGCGTCCAAGACGGCCACCAAGATCTCAACCTGCCTCCGCCGGCCTGCGCCGCGGCGGCGCAGGCCACCTCGGCCGCGGTCTGCACCCTCGACATGGTCCGCTCCGCCCTCGAGCGCGCTGCCGCCTGGAGGCCCATCGCCTCGCCGGCCACGTCGTCCACATCGTCCGCGTCCACCTCCTCGTCGTCTTCCTCCGCGGGAAAGCGCAGCCGCTCGACGCCGGTCCACGCTCCGGCGCCCGCGACTCCGGCGATGCGCGCGGCCGCGTGCCCGTCCTGCCTCACGTACGTACTCATCGCCGAGGAAGACCCCCGCTGCCCGCGCTGCGCGGCCAGGGTGCCGCCGCTGCGAAGGAAGTCCGCCGCCCGGGACGGCAGCGGCAAGAAGCCGAGGATTGACCTGAATGCCGCCGCCGATGAGACCGAGTGA